A single region of the Raphanus sativus cultivar WK10039 chromosome 1, ASM80110v3, whole genome shotgun sequence genome encodes:
- the LOC130510884 gene encoding plant UBX domain-containing protein 7 — MEGMLSPSDQQRLVSSFLEIAVGQTSETARQFLEATSWKLEEAVQLFYVGGEGGILPSGTNTQPTVDDPMAAQSWGAADTGNERMQNDVVDDEVRAPLPVVRETLYGDSMYYGATRVGNSQREPASLIAFRNFSEEPKSPGIWEPDEVGASSASASGSASAPEAAASAPRDSLASLYRPPFHLMLHGSFEQAKATSSSQDKWLLVNLQSTTEFSSHMLNRDTWANEAVSQTIKANFIFWQVYDDTTEGKKVCTYYKLESIPVVLVIDPTTGQKMRMWSGMVEPENLLEDLVPFMDGGPREHFASLSKKRPRGSFSLAPHSKPKEVVAKDDDEEAELQRALAASLEDNDMKESSDDNKSAITPEEVVAVEEAVTTTVLPTFPPLPEEPKGGDRSVQCRVGIRLPNGQRVQRNFLKTDSIQLLWSFCYSQLEESERKKPLKLTQAIPGESKTLEYESNLTLEQSGVANSMISATWE, encoded by the exons ATGGAGGGAATGCTCTCTCCCAGTGATCAGCAGAGATTAGTCTCTTCTTTCCTTGAGATCGCTGTCGGTCAGACATCTGAAACTGCTCGCCAGTTCTTAGAG GCAACAAGCTGGAAACTTGAGGAAGCTGTTCAGCTTTTCTATGTCGGAGGAGAAGGTGGTATTCTTCCTTCTGGTACAAACACTCAGCCAACGGTGGACGATCCAATGGCTGCACAGTCTTGGGG GGCGGCTGATACAGGAAATGAAAGGATGCAGAACGATGTAGTAGATGATGAAGTGCGTGCTCCTTTACCTGTTGTGAGGGAGACTCTTTATGGTGACTCTATGTATTACGG GGCAACGAGGGTGGGAAACTCTCAGCGTGAACCAGCTTCTTTGATTGCTTTCCGTAACTTCAGCGAAGAGCCAAAAAGCCCTGGAATTTGGGAGCCAGATGAGGTTGGTGCTTCCTCTGCCTCTGCATCTGGCTCAGCTTCTGCGCCAGAGGCAGCAGCATCAGCTCCTCGGGATAGCTTGGCCTCCTTGTACCGTCCTCCTTTTCATCTTATGTTACACGGCTCCTTTGAACAG GCAAAAGCTACGTCTAGCTCTCAGGATAAATGGCTTCTCGTTAACCTCCAATCTACCACGGAGTTCAGCTCTCACATG CTAAATCGAGATACATGGGCAAATGAAGCTGTTTCTCAGACTATCAAGGCCAACTTCATCTTCTGGCAG GTCTATGATGATACCACGGAAGGAAAGAAGGTTTGCACATACTACAAGCTCGAGTCCATTCCTGTGGTGCTTGTAATTGATCCTACAACTGGTCAAAAGATGAGAATGTGGTCTGGAATGGTCGAACCAGAGAATTTGCTAGAGGATTTAGTGCCCTTCATGGACGGTGGTCCTCGTGAACACTTTGCTTCTCTCTCAAAGAAACGTCCAAGAGGCAGCTTCTCACTGGCTCCTCATTCCAAACCCAAAG AGGTTGTAgcgaaagatgatgatgaagaagcagaaCTGCAACGAGCATTGGCTGCTTCCTTGGAAGACAACGACATGAAAGAATCTTCAGATGATAATAAATCAGCAATAACGCCTGAAGAAGTAGTAGCGGTTGAAGAAGCTGTTACAACAACGGTGCTGCCAACATTCCCACCTCTGCCTGAAGAACCAAAGGGAGGCGACCGCAGCGTTCAGTGCAGAGTCGGGATACGTTTACCAAACGGACAGAGAGTCCAGAGGAACTTCCTCAAAACCGACTCAATTCAG CTTCTCTGGTCGTTCTGCTATTCTCAGCTTGAGGAATCAGAGAGGAAGAAGCCACTGAAGCTAACACAGGCGATTCCAGGTGAATCAAAGACATTGGAGTATGAGTCTAACTTGACCTTGGAGCAATCTGGTGTTGCCAATTCCATGATCTCTGCTACATGGGAATGA